In Oryza brachyantha chromosome 2, ObraRS2, whole genome shotgun sequence, a single window of DNA contains:
- the LOC102717497 gene encoding transcription factor TGAL9-like: MGDRPWQQLQQPHDQQQASCSVTAGTMMQASAASSSIHGSSIIRKDPGGGYDMAELDHIFLYLNSQDQASSAIQDQQPQTLNIFPSQPMHAGEPSPRGSSSMATNSSAPSSSALAAGAGSSSKRPAAAAAGQPSRLNPADQPSASGKDGKGAAAAVVKKEGAGAGKQHGGGAAAEHEGPKTPDAKTLRRLAQNREAARKSRLRKKAYIQNLETSRIRLSQLEQEMMQRSRTQGAILGGGAFSSGIGGQSPEAAWFDGEYARWVESHERMMAHLRAAVDGGVAVAEEQLRQLVDAAVAHHGVLVELKAAVASADVFHLVSGTWLPAAERCFLWIGGFRPSEIIKMVARHAEPLTEQQAAGVYGVQQWAREREEALDRDLDATHRALSDAVSSDALPPLCPPAAAFSDVAMAHLSLAVANLTSLEAFVRQADALRLQTLYKLPQILTARQSARCFLAIADHSHRLRALTSLWLSRPRHPDQPPPPPPPPPAAGRLHP, encoded by the exons ATGGGGGATAGGCCatggcagcagctgcagcagccacATGATCAGCAGCAGGCTTCTTGCTCAGTCACGGCAGGGACGATGATGCAAGCTTctgcagcctcctcctccatccatGGCAGCAGCATCAT CAGAAAGGACCCTGGGGGAGGATACGACATGGCAGAGTTGGATCACATCTTCCTCTACCTCAATAGCCAGGATCAAGCATCATCAGCAATCCAAGATCAACAACCTC AAACCCTCAACATCTTCCCTTCTCAGCCAATGCACGCCGGCGAGCCTTCTCCCAGGGGATCGTCATCCATGGCCACCAACAGCTCGGCGCCGTCGAGtagcgccctcgccgccggcgccggcagctcTTCCAagcggccggccgccgccgcggccggccagCCGTCGAGGCTGAATCCGGCGGATCAGCCGTCTGCCTCCGGGAAGGACGGCaagggcgccgccgctgccgtcgtcaAG AAAgaaggcgccggcgccggcaagcagcacggcggcggggcggcggcggagcacgaGGGCCCCAAGACGCCGGACGCCAAGACGCTGCGGAGGCTTGCGCAGAACCGGGAGGCCGCCAGAAAAAGCAGGCTCAGAAAGAAG GCTTACATTCAGAATCTGGAGACAAGCAGGATTAGGTTGTCTCAGCTGGAACAGGAGATGATGCAAAGATCAAGAACTCAG GGTGCAATCTTGGGTGGTGGAGCCTTTTCTTCCGGCATTGGAGGACAAAGCCCAG AGGCGGCGTGGTTCGACGGCGAGTACGCGCGGTGGGTGGAGAGCCACGAGAGGATGATGGCTCAcctgcgggcggcggtggacggcggcgtggcggtggcggaggagcagCTGCGGCAGCTGGTCGACGCCGCGGTGGCGCACCACGGCGTGCTGGTGGAGCTGAAGGCCGCCGTGGCCAGCGCCGACGTCTTCCACCTCGTCTCCGGGACGTGGctgcccgccgccgagcgCTGCTTCCTCTGGATCGGTGGCTTCCGCCCCTCCGAGATCATCAAG ATGGTGGCACGGCACGCGGAGCCGCTGACAGAGCAGCAAGCGGCGGGGGTGTACGGCGTGCAGCAGTGGGctcgggagagggaggaggcgctggACCGTGACCTCGACGCCACCCACCGCGCCCTCTCCGACGCCGTCTCCTCCGACGCCCTGCCGCCGCTCTgcccccccgccgccgccttctccgaCGTCGCCatggcccacctctccctcgccgtcgccaacctCACCTCCCTCGAAGCCTTCGTCAGGCAG GCGGACGCGCTGAGGTTGCAGACGCTGTACAAGCTGCCGCAGATACTGACGGCGCGGCAGTCGGCGCGGTGcttcctcgccatcgccgaccactcccaccgcctccgcgccctcACCTCGCTCTGGCTCTCccggccgcgccaccccgaccagccgccgccgccccctccgccgccgccggccgccggccgcctccaccCATGA
- the LOC102702160 gene encoding protein ABHD18, which translates to MVSVNLGLVHYVLDHIYGTVLHRTKLGTPFFSKGWGGTKLDLLERIVKQLFPEAHCQNWPPAAVQPIWKTIWETKSSCLREGVFRTTCDPQLIDALPPESHNARVAFLTPKSVSPEKMACVIHLAGTGDHSFERRLRLGGPLLKDNIATMVLESPYYGQRRPSMQHGSKLQCVSDLLLLGKATIDEARSLLYWLQNEAGYGKMGICGLSMGGVHAAMVGSLHPTPIATLPFLAPHSAVVPFCDGLFSYATAWDVLREDAASLTQDVTSLTEDATQKLPITIEQVKERLRSVLSLTDVTRFPVPKNPQAVIFVGATDDGYIPKHSIMQLQKAWPGSEVRWVTGGHVSSFLLHNDAFRKAIADALDRL; encoded by the exons ATGGTATCAGTCAATCTTGGTCTAGTACATTATGTACTAGACCACATATATGGTACTGTTCTACATCGCACTAAATTAGGAACACCATTTTTCTCAAAAGGATGGGGAGGTACCAAGCTTGATTTGTTAGAGAGGATAGTGAAACAGCTATTCCCTGAGGCACATTGTCAGAACTGGCCACCAGCTGCCGTGCAACCCATATGGAAAACAATTTGGGAGACAAAGAGCTCTTGTCTGCGAGAAGGTGTTTTCAGGACTACATGCGATCCGCAACTAATTGATGCATTGCCTCCTGAGAGTCACAATGCAAGAGTCGCTTTTCTTACACCCAAGTCGGTTTCTCCTGAGAAGATGGCTTGTGTGATTCATCTGGCAG GCACTGGTGATCACTCATTTGAGAGAAGACTTCGGCTTGGTGGGCCTCTTTTGAAGGACAACATTGCAACTATGGTTCTTGAGAG CCCTTATTATGGACAACGACGACCAAGCATGCAGCACGGTTCAAAGCTTCAGTGTGTGAGTGACTTGCTACTCTTAGGAAAAGCCACTATTGATGAAGCCCGCAGCCTTCTGTATTGGTTGCAGAATGAGGCTGGTTATGGAAAGATGGGCATATGTGGGCTCAGTATGG GTGGTGTACATGCTGCAATGGTTGGATCCTTGCATCCTACACCAATTGCAACGCTGCCATTTCTTGCTCCACATTCTGCTGTGGTACCTTTCTGTGACGGACTCTTCAGTTATGCCACAGCTTGGGATGTATTGAGGGAAGATGCAGCATCGTTAACTCAAGACGTAACTTCTTTGACGGAAGATGCGACACAGAAATTACCGATCACTATTGAGCAAGTAAAAGAGAGGTTACGATCAGTGCTGTCTCTGACTGACGTCACTCGATTTCCAGTGCCAAAGAACCCACAGGCTGTCATTTTTGTTGGTGCAACG GATGATGGTTACAttcccaaacattcgataatGCAGCTTCAGAAGGCATGGCCAGGTTCAGAGGTCCGGTGGGTAACCGGTGGGCACGTATCGTCGTTTCTCCTCCACAACGACGCATTTCGCAAAGCCATTGCTGATGCTCTTGATAGACTATAG
- the LOC102717774 gene encoding uncharacterized protein LOC102717774: MARGAAAAAIGVVAVFLVAAVHGVAAKDCTNALPGLTASHTERAAAQLRPEGGEAVRMLDLLPHGHGHGHGGDHDDRHLTPTDESTWMSLMPRRLLGGGRREAFDWLMLYRKLRGSGSGAGGAFLSEASLHDVRLQPGTVYWQAQQTNLEYLLLLDVDRLVWSFRTQAGLPASGTPYGGWEGPNVELRGHFVGHYLSATAKMWASTHNDTLQAKMSSVVDALYDCQKKMGIGYLSAFPSEFFDRVEAIKAVWAPYYTIHKIMQGLLDQYTVAGNSKALDMVVGMANYFSDRVKNVIQKYSIERHWNSLNEETGGMNDVLYQLYTITNDQKHLTLAHLFDKPCFLGLLAVQADSISGFHSNTHIPVIIGAQMRYEVTGDILYKQIATFFMDTINSSHSYATGGTSAGEFWTNPKRLADVLSTENEESCTTYNMLKVSRNLFRWTKEIAYADYYERALINGVLSIQRGTDPGVMIYMLPQAPGRSKAVTYHGWGTKYDSFWCCYGTGIESFSKLGDSIYFEEKGDTPVLNIIQYIPSTFNWKAAGLTVNQQLKALSSLDMYLQVSLSTSAKANSQSATLNVRIPSWISANGAKATLNDKDLGSVSPGSFLSITKQWNSDDHLSLQFPITLRTEAIKDDRPEYASLQAILFGPFVLAGLTTGDWSAKAGHTSAISDWIAAVPSSYSSQLVTFTQESSRKTCILSSANGTLTMQERPTVDGTDTAIHATFRVYSQDSAGQHDTHTATLKGTSLQIEPFDLPGTVITNNLTLSTQKSSDSFFNIVPGLDGKPNSVSLELGTKPGCFLVTGADYSVGTKIQVSCKNSLPSINGIFEQAASFVQAAPLRQYHPISFIAKGVKRNFLLEPLYSLRDEFYTVYFNLGA, encoded by the exons ATGGcgcggggcgcggcggcggcggcgattgggGTCGTGGCGGTGTTcttggtcgccgccgtccatggCGTCGCGGCGAAGGACTGCACGAACGCGCTCCCGGGGCTGACGGCGTCGCACACGGAGCGCGCCGCGGCGCAGCTGCGGCCGGAAGGGGGAGAGGCTGTGCGGATGCTCGATCTCCTCCCCCACGGTCACGGCCatggccacggcggcgaccacGACGACCGGCACCTCACCCCTACCGACGAGTCCACGTGGATGTCTCTCATGCCGCGGAggctcctcggcggcggacggcgcgaGGCGTTCGACTGGCTCATGCTCTACCGCAAACTCCggggctccggctccggcgccggcggggcgtTCCTGTCGGAGGCGTCGCTGCACGACGTGCGGCTGCAGCCGGGCACGGTGTACTGGCAGGCCCAGCAGACCAACCTGGAGTACCTGCTCCTCCTCGACGTCGACCGCCTCGTCTGGAGCTTCCGCACGCAGGCCGGCCTGCCGGCGTCCGGGACGCCCTACGGCGGGTGGGAGGGCCCCAACGTGGAGCTCCGGGGACACTTCGTCG GGCACTACCTGAGTGCTACTGCCAAGATGTGGGCAAGCACACACAATGATACTCTCCAGGCTAAGATGTCATCGGTCGTCGACGCGCTCTATGATTGCCAGAAGAAGATGGGCATAGGGTACTTGTCGGCCTTCCCCTCGGAGTTCTTCGACAGGGTCGAGGCCATCAAGGCTGTTTGGGCTCCTTACTATACAATTCACAAG ATTATGCAAGGTCTTCTTGATCAGTATACAGTGGCTGGGAACTCTAAGGCCCTTGATATGGTGGTGGGGATGGCTAATTACTTCAGTGACCGCGTGAAGAATGTCATACAGAAATACAGCATTGAGAGGCACTGGAATTCACTCAATGAGGAGACTGGTGGGATGAATGATGTGCTCTATCAGCTCTACACGATAACG AATGATCAGAAGCATCTTACGCTGGCCCATCTTTTTGATAAGCCATGCTTTCTTGGGTTGCTTGCAGTTCAG GCTGACAGTATTTCAGGCTTCCATTCAAATACACATATTCCAGTTATTATTGGTGCACAGATGAGATATGAAGTTACTGGTGATATTCTATACAAG CAAATTGCAACATTTTTCATGGATACCATCAATTCTTCTCATAGCTATGCTACCGGGGGCACGTCTGCCGGTGAATTTTG GACCAACCCAAAACGTTTAGCTGATGTTCTGAGTACTGAGAATGAGGAATCTTGCACTACCTACAACATGCTCAAG GTTTCTCGCAACCTATTCAGATGGACAAAGGAAATAGCATATGCAGACTATTATGAAAGGGCACTGATAAATGGTGTTTTAAGCATCCAAAGAGGAACTGATCCCGGTGTGATGATTTACATGCTACCACAGGCCCCTGGACGATCTAAAGCAGTTACCTATCATGGTTGGGGAACAAAGTATGACTCCTTCTGGTGCTGTTATGGGACAG GCATAGAATCCTTTTCAAAACTCGGTGATTCCATTTACTTTGAGGAGAAAGGTGATACACCAGTGCTAAACATCATTCAGTACATACCGAGTACTTTTAACTGGAAAGCTGCTGGGCTTACTGTTAATCAACAACTAAAAGCCCTCAGCTCTTTGGACATGTATCTTCAAGTTTCACTCTCCACTTCTGCAaag GCAAACAGTCAGTCTGCCACATTGAATGTGAGAATACCATCATGGATATCTGCCAATGGTGCAAAAGCAACTCTAAATGACAAAGATTTAGGATCAGTATCTCCAG GTTCTTTCCTCTCAATCACCAAACAGTGGAATTCAGATGATCACTTATCGCTACAATTCCCTATTACACTAAGGACTGAAGCAATAAAAG ATGATCGGCCAGAATATGCATCTCTTCAAGCAATCCTATTTGGGCCATTTGTTCTTGCTGGCCTAACCACTGGTGATTGGTCCGCAAAGGCCGGCCATACCAGTGCAATTTCAGACTGGATAGCTGCAGTCCCTTCATCATATAGCTCACAACTGGTGACCTTCACCCAAGAATCTAGCAGGAAGACGTGCATTCTCTCGAGCGCAAATGGCACTCTCACAATGCAAGAACGGCCAACGGTTGATGGCACTGATACCGCCATCCATGCAACATTCAGAGTATACTCTCAGGACTCAGCAGGGCAACATGACACCCACACTGCAACCTTGAAGGGAACCTCTCTGCAGATCGAACCATTTGACCTTCCAGGAACGGTGATCACCAACAACCTTACCCTGTCTACGCAAAAGAGTTCAGATTCCTTCTTCAACATTGTACCCGGGCTTGACGGAAAACCGAACTCGGTTTCCCTTGAGCTGGGAACGAAACCGGGATGCTTCCTGGTGACGGGCGCGGATTACTCAGTAGGAACAAAGATTCAGGTCAGCTGCAAGAATTCTCTTCCAAGCATCAATGGCATATTCGAGCAAGCAGCAAGCTTTGTGCAGGCTGCTCCATTGAGGCAGTACCATCCTATCAGCTTCATTGCAAAGGGGGTGAAGAGAAACTTCCTGCTTGAGCCACTGTACAGCCTGAGAGACGAATTCTACACAGtttacttcaaccttggggCCTGA
- the LOC102702440 gene encoding zinc finger A20 and AN1 domain-containing stress-associated protein 4 — protein sequence MEHKEAGCQQPEGPILCINNCGFFGSAATMNMCSKCHKEMIMKEEQAKLAASSIDSIVNGCDGGKEHIVAGGSGSAAVAVAQVEAKTLIVQPADVAGTSEEVAAAPKVKEGPNRCATCRKRVGLTGFNCRCGNMYCALHRYSDKHECQFDYRTAARDAIAKANPVVKAEKLDKI from the coding sequence ATGGAACACAAGGAGGCTGGCTGCCAGCAGCCCGAGGGACCGATCCTATGCATCAATAACTGCGGCTTCTTTGGCAGCGCGGCCACCATGAACATGTGCTCCAAGTGCCACAAGGAGATGATCATGAAGGAGGAGCAGGCCAAGCTGGCTGCCTCCTCCATCGATAGCATCGTCAATGGTTGTGATGGCGGGAAGGAGCATATTGTCGCTGGCGGCAGTGGTAGCGCAGCAGTGGCAGTTGCTCAGGTTGAGGCGAAGACACTTATTGTGCAGCCTGCCGACGTTGCGGGCACCAGCGAGGAAGTTGCTGCAGCTCCCAAGGTCAAGGAAGGGCCGAACCGGTGCGCTACCTGTAGGAAGAGAGTTGGGCTGACGGGATTCAACTGCCGGTGCGGTAACATGTATTGTGCGTTGCACCGCTACTCCGACAAGCATGAATGCCAGTTTGACTACCGGACTGCAGCGAGGGATGCCATAGCCAAGGCCAATCCAGTGGTGAAGGCAGAGAAGCTCGACAAGATCTAA
- the LOC102703002 gene encoding zinc transporter ZIP12, whose protein sequence is MGRKRRARVSRDGDDEEEEEPAPAAAEGRSLYEILGVERTASQQEIKKAYHKLALRLHPDKNPGDEEAKEKFQQLQKVISILGDEEKRALYDETGITDDDALVGDAADNLQEYFRAVYKKVTEADIEEFEATYRGSDSEKKDLKDLYTKFKGKMNRLFCSMICSDPKLDSHRFKDIIDKAIAEGELKSTKAYEKWGKKISEIEPPTNPLERRVKKKKKSEENDLILAISQRRAQRKDRFDSVLSSIMSKCDARGSSSSEPTEEEFERARQRLESRRAKNPKRTEPPSLSLSPSPSPLPLQLLAQSFHPQALAPMESQVVVALALSLVGGLSTSVGALFVILNPTPNLKMLGLLQGFAAGLMLSISFLDLAHNALNSIGFLKGNLWFFAGVLFFGLVVKFIPEPTIVPTTDAGKKQTDDDGSGKDMMKKHRRQVLFSGIITAVGISLHNFPEGMAVFLGSVKGLRVGLNLAIAIALHNIPEGVAVALPLYFATKSKWQAFKVATLSGFAEPLGVIVVAYLFPRSLNPEVLEGLLGSVGGVMAFLTLHEMLPLAFDYAGQKQAVKAVFVGMAFMSASLYFLEISLPKEVSL, encoded by the exons ATGGGCCGCAAGAGGAGGGCTAGGGTTTcccgcgacggcgatgacgaggaggaggaggagcctgcgccggcggccgccgaggGAAGGAGCCTCTACGAG ATTTTAGGTGTTGAGAGGACCGCTTCACAACAGGAAATAAAGAAGGCTTATCACAAGTTGGCCTTACGTCTTCATCCAGATAAGAATCCTGGAGATGAG GAAGCCAAGGAGAAATTTCAGCAACTGCAGAAGGTGATATCTATCCTTGGGGATGAGGAGAAAAGGGCATTATATGATGAGACTGGAATTACTGATGATGAT GCACTGGTTGGAGATGCTGCAGACAATCTTCAAGAGTACTTCAGAGCTGTCTACAAAAAG GTTACTGAGGCCGATATTGAAGAATTTGAAGCTACTTACAGAGGGtcagattctgaaaaaaaggACTTGAAGGAtctatatacaaaatttaagggcaAAATGAACAG GCTTTTCTGTTCAATGATTTGCTCAGATCCAAAGCTTGATTCCCATCGCTTTAAGGATATAATCGACAAGGCAATTGCTGAAG GTGAGCTGAAATCAACCAAAGCATATGAGAAATGGGGCAAGAAGATCTCTGAGATAGAGCCTCCCACAAACCCATTAGAGAGAAGAGTGAA gaaaaagaagaaaagcgAGGAGAACGATCTGATCCTAGCGATCTCGCAGCGCAGGGCGCAGAGGAAGGACCGGTTCGACTCGGTGCTCTCGTCCATAATGTCCAAATGCGACGCCAGGGGGAGCAGCAGCTCGGAGCCCACGGAAGAGGAGTTTGAGCGAGCTCGTCAGAGGCTCGAGAGCAGGCGTGCCAAGAACC CAAAACGCACCGaacctccctctctctctctctctccctctccctctcccctccccctccaacTGCTCGCGCAAAGCTTCCACCCCCAAGCCCTAGCGCCAATGGAGTcgcaggtggtggtggcgctggCCCTCTCGCTCGTCGGCGGCCTCAGCACCTCCGTCG GTGCGctgtttgtgattttgaatCCGACACCTAATCTTAAGATGCTTGGGCTTCTACAG GGCTTTGCTGCTGGACTTATGTTGAGCATTTCCTTTCTAGATTTAGCACACAATGCACTGAATTCTATTGGCTTCTTGAAGGGCAACCTTTGG TTTTTTGCTGGAGTTCTTTTCTTTGGTTTGGTTGTCAAGTTTATTCCAGAGCCAACCATTGTGCCAACAACTGATGCAGGCAAGAAGCAG ACTGACGATGATGGGTCAGGTAAagatatgatgaaaaaacatcGTCGGCAAGTATTATTCAGTGGGATCATTACTGCTGTTG GAATCAGCTTGCACAATTTCCCAGAGGGGATGGCAGTATTTTTGGGATCCGTGAAG GGCCTTCGTGTGGGACTGAACTTGGCTATTGCTATTGCTTTACACAACATACCAGAG GGGGTTGCTGTAGCTCTGCCACTCTATTTTGCTACCAAAAG CAAATGGCAAGCATTTAAAGTTGCAACTCTCTCTGGTTTCGCTGAGCCACTAGGAGTTATTGTTGTTG CTTACTTGTTTCCAAGAAGCTTAAATCCTGAAGTTCTTGAAGGCCTACTTGGTTCAG TTGGTGGTGTTATGGCCTTCCTTACTTTGCATGAAATGTTACCTCTGGCATTTGACTATGCTGGTCAAAAGCAAGCTGTCAAAGCAGTCTTTGTTGGCATGGCCTTCATGTCTGCAAG CTTGTATTTCTTGGAGATCAGCCTACCAAAGGAGGTGAGCTTGTAG